The following coding sequences are from one Burkholderia stabilis window:
- a CDS encoding LysR family transcriptional regulator — protein MKIDTLGVQAFVAIADGGSFRQAADTLHVTQTAITQRLRKLESFLGVALVERTTRRTTLTEIGRRFLPQARRLLNELSDALTEIRETGLSQRGDVTIACVPTVGVQYLPRILRAFSGHRPHDRVKILDHASASVLQAVLRREAEFGISIAGDQHPELVSVPLTHDPYVLVCRDDHPLAKRRRIRWAALQPHPLIFAGEVSGNRGLLEGALKNSGVSLHSFYEVQRSSTALGLVAEGLGAAVVPKLALQKNAYPMIRTIELVEPSVSRTLVLVTRKSAQLSPAARALYDMIVERATPQQ, from the coding sequence ATGAAGATCGATACGCTGGGGGTACAGGCTTTCGTCGCGATCGCCGACGGCGGCAGCTTCAGGCAGGCGGCCGATACGCTGCACGTCACGCAGACGGCCATCACGCAACGGCTGCGCAAGCTCGAATCGTTTCTCGGCGTCGCGCTGGTCGAGCGCACGACGCGCCGCACCACGCTCACCGAGATCGGCCGGCGCTTCCTGCCGCAGGCGCGCCGGCTGCTGAACGAGCTCTCCGACGCGCTGACCGAAATCCGCGAGACGGGCCTGAGCCAGCGCGGCGACGTCACGATCGCGTGCGTGCCGACGGTCGGCGTGCAATATCTGCCGCGCATCCTGCGCGCGTTCTCCGGGCATCGCCCGCACGATCGCGTGAAGATCCTCGATCACGCATCGGCGTCGGTGCTGCAGGCCGTGCTGCGGCGCGAAGCCGAATTCGGCATCAGCATCGCCGGCGATCAGCACCCCGAACTCGTCAGCGTGCCGCTTACGCACGATCCTTATGTACTCGTCTGCCGCGACGATCATCCGCTCGCGAAGCGGCGGCGCATCCGCTGGGCCGCGTTGCAGCCGCATCCGCTGATCTTCGCCGGCGAAGTGAGCGGCAATCGCGGGCTGCTCGAAGGCGCGCTGAAAAACAGCGGCGTCTCGCTGCATTCGTTCTACGAAGTGCAGCGCAGTTCGACGGCGCTCGGGCTCGTCGCGGAAGGGCTCGGTGCGGCCGTGGTGCCGAAGCTCGCGCTCCAGAAGAATGCGTATCCGATGATCCGCACGATCGAGCTCGTCGAGCCGTCGGTGTCGCGCACGCTCGTGCTCGTGACGCGCAAGTCCGCGCAACTGTCGCCTGCGGCGCGCGCGCTCTACGACATGATCGTCGAGCGCGCGACGCCGCAGCAATAA
- a CDS encoding HAD family hydrolase produces the protein MHKNLALFDLDHTLLPLDSDQAWARFISRVGWREDDAHAALIDEHYGHYAAGTLDMNAYLAVTLAPLTRYSREQLERWHAQFMDEVIRPAITPQARALVDRHRENGDLCCIVTATNVFVTRPIAAEFGIEYLLGIELDTDDGTPGGQFTGRSTGVPSFREGKIVRTAEWLDSLGYAPSDFERTYFYSDSINDVPLLDYVTHPVATNPDDQLSQVAGRRGWPVMNLF, from the coding sequence ATGCACAAGAATCTCGCGCTGTTCGACCTCGATCACACGCTGTTGCCGCTCGACAGCGACCAGGCCTGGGCCCGCTTCATTTCGCGGGTCGGCTGGCGGGAAGACGACGCGCATGCCGCACTGATCGACGAGCACTACGGCCACTACGCGGCCGGCACGCTCGACATGAACGCGTATCTCGCCGTGACGCTCGCGCCGCTCACCCGCTACTCGCGCGAGCAACTCGAGCGCTGGCATGCGCAGTTCATGGACGAGGTGATCCGGCCGGCCATCACGCCGCAGGCGCGCGCGCTGGTCGACCGGCATCGCGAAAACGGCGATCTCTGCTGCATCGTGACGGCGACCAACGTGTTCGTCACGCGGCCGATCGCAGCCGAGTTCGGCATCGAGTATCTGCTCGGCATCGAGCTCGATACCGACGACGGCACGCCCGGCGGGCAGTTCACCGGGCGCAGCACCGGCGTGCCGAGCTTCCGCGAAGGCAAGATCGTGCGCACGGCCGAATGGCTCGATTCGCTTGGCTATGCGCCGTCGGATTTCGAACGGACCTACTTCTACAGCGATTCGATCAACGACGTGCCGCTGCTCGACTACGTCACGCATCCGGTCGCGACCAATCCCGACGATCAGCTTTCGCAAGTCGCAGGCAGGCGCGGATGGCCTGTCATGAATCTGTTTTGA
- a CDS encoding phosphocholine-specific phospholipase C has product MQNKPSTRRQFLADALKLAGATAVTGMLPESILRAQSIPAATVTGTLQDVKHVVILMQENRSFDHYLGTLRGARGFGDPRPVVISNGYPVWRQPWMLSYVFPFNPSPPVSGVANGDTYYGDLDHSWGGTHNAWNNGKYDNWADAKGSGTMYYFTQNDIPFYYALASAFTVCDDYHCSMLGPTDPNRLYLWTGCCGNVPGYSPYTTNTMTGTGWTTMPERLNTAGVTWKFYQDKGNGLDSGHGYGEYNGSKSDLWWNGNYGDNVILNFRQYQNLGANDPLAPALNGTQIDPTGGGKEYDTNLFSQLRADVANGTLPQVSWIAAPYAYCEHPSWAASGGEWYVSNVLNALTSNPAVWASTVLLVMYDENDGLFDHVPPAVPSSAYAGTGQSTVSTAAEFVASSGSASDGSANGDVPIGLGPRVPMFVISPWSKGGKVNSQVFDHTSVIRFLEARFGLQETNITPWRRAVCGDLTSAFDFANPDQTIPSIPAAASNMDPNGSTVSIPAATTTAVPAQTAGRNTACRLPYEFFVQGKVNRSAKTLALMMTNTGTAGVHLQAWVDGTSTIPRQYTIGAGTSACASLSDTLALNSGGGYDYSIYGPNGFLQTLRGNIGASGNTGSAAEVSLCYDVQNGNVQITLDNSAGSSATTFQLVDNAYGMNTPQSVSVPAGATQAVTWYGDAGWYDASIRDANDPNFLRRVAGCVQAQSGVLLTDSAIGNTNGKFVAALAAQGASYGTLRFDYVAPPWRHSPKNWVGIYARGAQPTKGNYKSWAYLPKSTGSLLFSSSANSSLASGQYDAWYLFDDGYTPLAGPVAISI; this is encoded by the coding sequence ATGCAAAACAAACCCTCGACACGACGTCAGTTCCTCGCCGATGCGCTGAAGCTCGCCGGCGCCACCGCGGTCACCGGCATGCTGCCCGAGAGCATCCTGCGCGCGCAGTCGATTCCGGCGGCGACCGTCACCGGCACCCTTCAGGACGTCAAGCACGTCGTGATCCTGATGCAGGAAAACCGGTCGTTCGACCACTATCTCGGCACGCTGCGCGGTGCGCGCGGCTTCGGCGATCCGCGGCCCGTCGTGATTTCGAACGGCTATCCGGTCTGGCGCCAGCCCTGGATGCTGTCCTACGTATTCCCGTTCAACCCGTCGCCGCCCGTTTCCGGCGTCGCGAACGGCGACACCTACTACGGCGACCTCGATCACTCGTGGGGCGGCACGCACAATGCGTGGAACAACGGCAAGTACGACAACTGGGCCGATGCGAAGGGCAGCGGCACGATGTACTACTTCACGCAGAACGACATCCCGTTCTATTACGCGCTGGCGAGCGCGTTCACGGTGTGCGACGACTACCACTGTTCGATGCTCGGCCCGACGGACCCGAACCGCCTGTATCTGTGGACCGGCTGCTGCGGCAACGTGCCGGGCTATTCGCCGTACACGACGAACACGATGACCGGCACCGGCTGGACGACGATGCCCGAACGCCTGAACACGGCCGGCGTCACGTGGAAGTTCTACCAGGACAAGGGCAACGGGCTGGATTCCGGCCACGGCTACGGCGAATACAACGGTTCCAAAAGTGACCTCTGGTGGAACGGCAACTATGGCGACAACGTCATCCTGAACTTCAGGCAGTACCAGAACCTCGGCGCCAACGACCCGCTTGCGCCCGCGCTCAACGGCACGCAGATCGATCCGACCGGCGGCGGCAAGGAATACGACACGAATCTGTTCAGCCAGCTGCGGGCCGACGTCGCGAACGGCACGCTGCCGCAGGTGTCGTGGATCGCCGCGCCGTATGCGTATTGCGAGCATCCGTCGTGGGCCGCGAGCGGCGGCGAATGGTACGTGAGCAACGTCCTCAATGCGCTGACGTCGAATCCGGCGGTATGGGCCAGCACGGTGCTGCTCGTGATGTACGACGAGAACGACGGCCTGTTCGATCACGTGCCGCCGGCCGTCCCGTCGAGCGCCTACGCGGGCACCGGCCAGTCGACGGTGTCGACCGCCGCGGAATTCGTCGCCAGTAGCGGCAGCGCGTCGGACGGATCGGCAAACGGCGACGTGCCGATCGGGCTCGGCCCGCGCGTGCCGATGTTCGTGATCTCGCCGTGGTCGAAAGGCGGCAAGGTCAATTCGCAGGTTTTCGATCACACGTCGGTGATCCGCTTCCTGGAAGCGCGCTTCGGGCTGCAGGAAACGAACATCACACCATGGCGTCGCGCGGTGTGCGGCGATCTCACGTCGGCATTCGATTTCGCGAATCCCGACCAGACGATTCCGTCGATCCCGGCCGCGGCCAGCAACATGGACCCGAACGGCTCGACGGTCTCGATCCCTGCCGCGACCACCACCGCGGTGCCGGCGCAAACGGCCGGGCGCAACACCGCGTGCCGGCTGCCGTACGAGTTCTTCGTGCAGGGCAAGGTCAACCGCTCCGCCAAGACGCTCGCGTTGATGATGACCAATACCGGCACGGCCGGCGTGCATCTGCAGGCGTGGGTCGACGGCACGAGCACGATTCCGCGGCAGTACACGATCGGCGCCGGCACGAGTGCGTGCGCGAGCCTGTCGGATACGCTCGCGCTGAATTCGGGCGGCGGCTACGACTACTCGATCTACGGCCCGAACGGGTTCCTGCAGACGTTGCGCGGCAACATCGGCGCGTCGGGGAATACCGGATCGGCCGCCGAAGTGAGCCTCTGCTACGACGTGCAGAACGGCAACGTGCAGATCACCCTCGACAACTCCGCCGGTTCGAGCGCGACGACGTTCCAGCTCGTCGACAACGCATACGGGATGAACACGCCGCAATCGGTCAGCGTGCCCGCCGGCGCGACGCAGGCCGTCACGTGGTACGGCGACGCCGGCTGGTACGACGCGAGCATCCGCGACGCGAACGATCCGAATTTCCTGCGCCGCGTGGCCGGTTGCGTGCAGGCGCAATCCGGCGTCCTGCTGACGGATTCGGCGATCGGCAATACGAACGGGAAATTCGTCGCGGCGCTGGCGGCGCAAGGCGCGTCGTACGGCACGCTGCGGTTCGACTATGTCGCGCCGCCGTGGCGTCACAGCCCGAAGAACTGGGTCGGCATCTATGCGCGCGGCGCGCAGCCGACCAAGGGCAACTACAAGTCGTGGGCGTACCTGCCCAAGAGCACCGGCTCGCTGCTGTTCTCGTCGAGCGCGAACAGCTCGCTGGCGTCGGGCCAGTACGACGCGTGGTATCTGTTCGACGACGGCTACACGCCGCTCGCGGGGCCCGTTGCAATCAGCATCTGA
- a CDS encoding porin — protein MKKTIVAAAALGMFGSAAHAQSSVTLYGLIDAGITYSNKVATTGGHGKLVKYGDGVASGSRWGIRGTEDLGGGLKALFVLENGFSSGDGTIGQGGAIFGRQAFVGLSKNGIGSLTFGRQYSFSTDYIGGNYTMGSQTPAGNYAYHINDLDQLTSSRINNAVKFQSANFAGLTFGAMYGFSNSTQFAGTPTTTGANGAQGSSSAYSFGANYAQGPFGIGAAYTNIRFPNGASPAFGVSIANINTLGLRDLETVGVGARYAIAAGLVWANWTHTKFAPLSGETSKLNNYEIGGRYAFTPALSGGLGYTFSKLDGRFEGKWHQVNAAVDYALSKGTDVYVSAAFQKASGSNTINGRATPVQAEIGSSPSFIGNAGANTQLVTRIGLRHKF, from the coding sequence ATGAAAAAGACCATCGTGGCTGCGGCCGCACTCGGCATGTTCGGCAGCGCCGCGCACGCGCAAAGCAGCGTCACGCTCTACGGGTTGATCGATGCGGGTATCACGTATTCGAACAAGGTCGCGACGACGGGCGGGCACGGCAAGCTCGTCAAGTACGGCGACGGCGTTGCGTCGGGCAGCCGCTGGGGCATCCGCGGCACCGAGGATCTCGGCGGCGGTCTGAAGGCGCTGTTCGTGCTGGAGAACGGCTTCAGCAGCGGCGACGGCACGATCGGCCAGGGCGGTGCGATATTCGGCCGGCAGGCGTTCGTCGGGCTGTCGAAGAACGGGATCGGCTCGCTGACGTTCGGCCGCCAGTACTCGTTCTCGACCGACTACATCGGCGGGAACTACACGATGGGCAGCCAGACGCCGGCCGGCAACTACGCGTACCACATCAACGATCTCGACCAGCTGACGTCGAGCCGCATCAACAACGCGGTGAAGTTCCAGAGCGCGAATTTCGCGGGCCTCACGTTCGGCGCGATGTACGGCTTCTCGAACTCGACGCAGTTCGCGGGCACGCCGACCACGACCGGCGCGAACGGCGCGCAGGGTTCGTCGAGCGCATACAGCTTCGGCGCGAATTATGCGCAAGGCCCGTTCGGCATCGGCGCGGCGTACACGAACATCCGCTTCCCGAACGGCGCATCGCCGGCGTTCGGCGTGAGCATCGCGAACATCAACACGCTCGGGTTGCGCGACCTGGAGACGGTCGGCGTCGGCGCGCGTTACGCGATCGCGGCCGGCCTCGTATGGGCGAACTGGACGCATACGAAGTTCGCGCCGCTGTCGGGCGAAACGTCGAAGCTGAACAACTACGAAATCGGCGGTCGTTATGCGTTTACGCCGGCATTGAGCGGCGGGCTCGGTTATACGTTCTCGAAGCTCGACGGCCGCTTTGAAGGCAAGTGGCACCAGGTCAACGCGGCGGTGGACTATGCGCTGTCGAAGGGCACGGACGTGTACGTGAGCGCGGCCTTCCAGAAGGCGTCGGGCAGCAACACGATCAACGGCCGCGCGACGCCGGTGCAGGCCGAGATCGGCTCGTCGCCGTCGTTCATCGGCAACGCGGGCGCGAACACGCAGCTCGTTACGCGTATCGGCCTGCGTCACAAGTTCTGA
- a CDS encoding MgtC/SapB family protein produces the protein MISQLEIISRLLLAALLGSIVGIERERLSWAAGLRTHMLVAVGAALVMVVSAFGFADIQDAKNVSLDPSRVAAQVVSGIGFLGAGSIMLRGEIIRGLTTAASLWVVAAVGLAVGGGMYVAAIAATAIVLAILAGLKPIEKRFFATRQRWGVRILASRGAVKLTSLQAMPGIDQARIVQFIIEQDDAAPDDDRIHVVFSKMTSAEFQAVRQSLQTLGGIKKMEESAA, from the coding sequence ATGATCAGTCAGCTGGAAATCATTTCCCGCCTGTTGTTGGCGGCATTGCTCGGCAGCATCGTCGGCATCGAGCGCGAACGGCTGTCGTGGGCGGCCGGCCTGCGCACGCACATGCTGGTGGCCGTGGGCGCGGCGCTCGTGATGGTCGTGTCGGCGTTCGGCTTCGCGGATATCCAGGACGCGAAGAACGTGTCGCTGGACCCGTCGCGGGTCGCCGCACAGGTCGTGTCGGGCATCGGCTTTCTCGGCGCGGGATCGATCATGTTGCGCGGCGAGATCATCCGCGGCCTGACGACCGCGGCGAGCCTGTGGGTCGTCGCGGCGGTCGGGCTGGCCGTGGGCGGCGGCATGTACGTGGCCGCGATCGCCGCGACGGCGATCGTGCTGGCGATCCTCGCCGGGCTGAAGCCGATCGAGAAACGCTTCTTCGCCACGCGGCAGCGCTGGGGCGTGCGCATTCTCGCGAGCCGCGGCGCCGTGAAGCTGACGTCGCTGCAGGCGATGCCCGGCATCGATCAGGCGCGCATCGTCCAGTTCATCATCGAACAGGACGACGCCGCACCGGACGACGATCGCATCCATGTCGTGTTTTCGAAGATGACGAGCGCCGAATTCCAGGCCGTCCGTCAATCCCTGCAGACCCTCGGCGGCATCAAAAAGATGGAGGAGAGCGCGGCGTAA
- the tam gene encoding trans-aconitate 2-methyltransferase: MTTPLDQYANQYVQFEDERTRPVRDLLAAVPNTPIHTAIDIGCGPGNSTEALIARAPDATIHGIDASADMIAAARKRLPGLRFDIADVAAWDDPGGYDLILSNAVLQWVPAHDTLFPMLVGRLAPGGHLAVQMPDNLHEPAHRLMREVAAAGPWADKLKGAARTERFDARYYYALLSPLCARVDVWRTTYYHPLRGGADAVVEWFKGSALRPFLAALDDGEQRAFLARYRDALAGPNGYPALGDGTVLLPFPRLFIVATRK, encoded by the coding sequence GTGACGACCCCACTCGATCAATACGCGAACCAGTACGTGCAATTCGAGGACGAACGCACGCGGCCGGTGCGCGACCTGCTGGCCGCCGTGCCGAACACGCCGATCCATACCGCGATCGACATCGGCTGCGGGCCCGGCAATTCGACGGAAGCATTGATCGCACGCGCACCCGACGCGACGATCCACGGGATCGACGCATCGGCGGACATGATCGCGGCCGCGCGCAAGCGCCTGCCGGGGCTGCGTTTCGATATCGCCGACGTGGCCGCGTGGGACGACCCGGGCGGCTATGACCTGATCCTGTCGAACGCGGTATTGCAATGGGTGCCTGCGCACGACACGCTGTTTCCGATGCTCGTCGGCCGGCTCGCGCCGGGCGGCCATCTGGCGGTTCAGATGCCCGACAACCTGCACGAGCCCGCGCACCGGCTGATGCGCGAAGTCGCCGCGGCGGGGCCGTGGGCGGACAAGCTGAAAGGTGCGGCGCGCACGGAGCGGTTCGACGCACGGTACTACTACGCGCTGCTGTCGCCGCTGTGCGCGCGCGTGGACGTGTGGCGCACGACTTACTACCACCCGCTGCGCGGCGGCGCCGACGCGGTGGTCGAATGGTTCAAGGGCAGCGCGCTGCGGCCGTTCCTCGCCGCGCTCGATGACGGCGAACAGCGCGCGTTCCTCGCGCGCTATCGCGATGCGCTCGCCGGCCCCAACGGTTATCCGGCGCTCGGCGACGGCACCGTGCTGTTGCCGTTCCCGCGTCTGTTCATCGTCGCGACGCGGAAGTGA
- a CDS encoding DeoR/GlpR family DNA-binding transcription regulator, whose protein sequence is MWQEERYQRIRLLLSKMQRVSTDRIMADLNVSRETVRRDLVDLEAMGELKRVHGGAVQVGDEAPIAERAQTHVKAKLAIARAAARLVTGSQTLFIDAGTTTTLLAEELAKLSGLTIVTNSIDVALKMRSSDPSQAKNETILLGGMIGSRAAATVGDGTIAEIFRYRADLALLSPVGVDHVRGATNFDRMETEVARAMVSNAADVAILADFSKLGTNSRISFCEPARIGTLVTDQKAESVDSFKSIRKVVKNIVLS, encoded by the coding sequence ATGTGGCAAGAAGAGCGATATCAGAGAATCCGGCTTCTGCTATCGAAGATGCAGCGCGTTTCCACCGACCGGATCATGGCCGACCTGAACGTGTCGCGGGAAACCGTGCGCCGCGATCTCGTCGACCTCGAGGCGATGGGGGAATTGAAGCGCGTGCACGGCGGCGCGGTGCAGGTGGGCGACGAAGCGCCGATCGCCGAGCGCGCGCAGACGCACGTCAAGGCGAAGCTGGCGATCGCTCGCGCGGCGGCCAGGCTGGTCACGGGCTCGCAGACGCTGTTCATCGACGCGGGCACGACCACCACGCTGCTGGCCGAAGAACTCGCGAAGCTGTCGGGTCTCACGATCGTTACGAATTCGATCGACGTCGCGTTGAAGATGCGTTCGAGCGACCCGTCGCAGGCGAAGAACGAAACGATCCTGCTCGGCGGGATGATCGGCAGCCGCGCGGCCGCGACGGTCGGCGACGGCACGATCGCGGAAATCTTCCGCTACCGCGCCGATCTCGCGCTGCTGTCGCCGGTCGGCGTCGATCATGTGCGGGGCGCGACCAATTTCGACCGGATGGAAACCGAGGTGGCGCGCGCGATGGTGAGCAACGCGGCGGACGTGGCGATCCTGGCCGATTTCAGCAAGCTCGGCACGAACAGCCGGATCAGCTTCTGCGAGCCGGCGCGGATCGGCACGCTGGTGACGGACCAGAAGGCGGAGTCGGTCGACAGCTTCAAGAGCATCAGGAAGGTCGTGAAGAACATCGTGCTGTCGTGA
- a CDS encoding GNAT family N-acetyltransferase: protein MDRADEHISIEQASGLPADELERCDFSFEIAWELNAPYQDLLDLRALPVRRKDYGFDPAGWAHDASGSAALFRATADGRLAGFVAISQSWNGMAEIAELAVDRRYRRQGIGQFLLAAAEAWARSRGFGFMRLETQANNVAACSTYARAGFTLGGHDRFLYADGENDGEVALFWYKDLRDGQTARSRTVDPESVRPVP, encoded by the coding sequence ATGGACCGAGCCGACGAGCACATCAGCATCGAACAGGCGAGCGGGCTTCCCGCCGACGAACTGGAGCGATGCGACTTCTCGTTCGAAATCGCATGGGAGCTGAATGCGCCGTATCAGGACTTGCTCGATCTTCGCGCGCTGCCGGTGCGGCGCAAGGACTACGGCTTCGATCCGGCCGGCTGGGCGCATGACGCGTCAGGCAGCGCGGCCCTGTTTCGCGCGACGGCCGACGGGCGGCTCGCCGGATTCGTGGCGATCTCGCAAAGCTGGAACGGGATGGCCGAGATCGCCGAGCTTGCCGTCGATCGCCGCTACCGGCGCCAGGGTATCGGGCAGTTCCTGCTGGCAGCCGCCGAAGCCTGGGCGCGCAGCCGCGGGTTCGGCTTCATGCGGCTGGAAACGCAGGCGAACAATGTCGCGGCCTGCTCCACGTATGCGCGCGCGGGCTTCACGCTCGGCGGCCACGACCGCTTCCTGTATGCCGACGGCGAGAACGACGGGGAAGTCGCGCTGTTCTGGTACAAGGACCTGCGCGACGGGCAGACCGCACGCAGCCGCACGGTCGACCCGGAATCGGTGCGGCCGGTACCCTGA
- a CDS encoding choline ABC transporter substrate-binding protein, whose product MAKKAWLLAATLLATLATTPVLASEGDVCKKVTLGDVGWSDIAATTGVAMMLLDGLGYDATKTIASPPIVLAGVKKAQIDAFLGYWDPSMTPTVKPFVDAGAVHQLPQPNLVGARYTLAVPQFASDKGLKSFADIAKFRDQLDGKIYGIGAGNNGNALIQRMIDKNEFGLGGFKLVESSEAGMLVQVTRAVQEHRMIVFLAWEPHPMNINYKISYLDGGDSVFGPNYGSAKVYTLVTPGYLERCPNVGRLLTNLKFTTDEENQLMVPIMNHADPVAVAKEWAKKHPGVLSKWLDGVTTIDGKNAKDAIEKLIGA is encoded by the coding sequence ATGGCAAAGAAGGCATGGCTGCTGGCCGCAACGCTGCTGGCGACACTCGCGACGACCCCCGTTCTCGCATCCGAAGGGGACGTCTGCAAGAAGGTGACGCTCGGCGATGTCGGCTGGAGCGACATCGCCGCCACCACCGGCGTCGCGATGATGCTGCTCGACGGGCTCGGCTACGACGCGACCAAGACGATCGCGTCGCCGCCGATCGTGCTGGCCGGCGTGAAGAAGGCGCAGATCGACGCGTTCCTCGGCTACTGGGATCCGAGCATGACGCCCACGGTGAAGCCGTTCGTGGATGCCGGCGCCGTGCATCAGTTGCCGCAGCCCAACCTAGTCGGCGCGCGCTACACGCTGGCCGTGCCGCAATTCGCGTCGGACAAGGGCCTCAAGAGCTTCGCCGACATCGCGAAGTTCCGCGACCAGCTCGACGGCAAGATCTACGGGATCGGCGCCGGCAACAATGGCAACGCGCTGATCCAGCGCATGATCGACAAGAACGAATTCGGGCTCGGCGGCTTCAAGCTGGTCGAATCGAGCGAGGCCGGGATGCTCGTGCAGGTGACGCGCGCCGTGCAGGAACACCGGATGATTGTGTTTCTCGCGTGGGAACCGCATCCGATGAACATCAACTACAAGATCTCCTACCTCGACGGCGGCGACAGCGTATTCGGTCCGAACTACGGATCGGCGAAGGTCTACACGCTCGTCACGCCCGGCTATCTCGAACGCTGCCCGAACGTCGGCCGGCTGCTGACCAACCTGAAATTCACGACCGACGAAGAGAACCAGCTGATGGTCCCGATCATGAATCATGCGGACCCGGTCGCAGTCGCGAAGGAATGGGCGAAGAAGCATCCCGGCGTGCTGTCGAAGTGGCTCGACGGCGTCACGACCATCGACGGGAAAAACGCCAAGGACGCGATCGAGAAGCTGATCGGCGCGTAA
- a CDS encoding M24 family metallopeptidase produces MNATHREAVGEAFSLDAMQHARTMTWQAVDAIAAGVRPGMRESEANALGSSVLKDLGMDRIWHPILVRFGENTLRTFKERSVADPVLAAADIFFIDLGAVWAKHEGDAGATFVCGDDPDMHACARAARVIYDEVEHHWRTTGCAGIALYEFAAQRADAHGFRLNVDIKGHRVSDFPHAIYKAGNLGDFDGAPAAGLWILEIQIAHPTRPFGAFYEDLLV; encoded by the coding sequence TTGAATGCGACGCACCGCGAAGCCGTCGGCGAGGCTTTCTCGCTCGACGCAATGCAGCACGCAAGAACCATGACCTGGCAGGCCGTCGACGCGATCGCCGCGGGCGTCCGGCCCGGCATGCGGGAATCGGAGGCCAACGCGCTGGGGTCGAGCGTGCTGAAGGATCTCGGAATGGATCGAATCTGGCATCCGATCCTCGTCCGCTTCGGCGAAAACACGCTGCGTACGTTCAAGGAGCGTTCGGTGGCGGACCCGGTGCTCGCCGCCGCCGACATCTTCTTCATCGATCTCGGCGCCGTCTGGGCGAAGCACGAGGGCGACGCGGGCGCGACGTTCGTGTGCGGCGACGATCCGGACATGCACGCATGTGCGCGCGCGGCGCGCGTCATCTACGACGAGGTCGAGCATCATTGGCGGACCACCGGATGCGCGGGCATCGCGCTGTACGAATTCGCGGCGCAACGCGCGGATGCGCACGGCTTCCGGCTGAACGTCGACATCAAGGGGCATCGCGTCAGCGATTTCCCGCACGCGATCTACAAGGCCGGCAATCTCGGCGATTTCGACGGCGCGCCGGCCGCCGGTTTGTGGATCCTCGAAATCCAGATCGCGCACCCGACGCGGCCGTTCGGCGCGTTCTACGAAGACCTGCTCGTGTAA
- a CDS encoding transporter substrate-binding domain-containing protein has protein sequence MISEARQPRGFVRALAAVLAVAASMAAGDVAAAGATLRFGTDPTYPPYEYKTPDGRLAGLDIDIGNALCAAAQVRCVWVESSFDGLVAGLAARKFDAIDASMAPTAARRRVMDFSQPLYAADIRLVAARDRHLTPDPASLAGKRIGVLQGSTQAAFVKANWEPRGVVMHEYADQNSIYADLANGRLDGTLALGTAARLGFLDKPQGARFALSGPRIDDPAIIGASSVIGVRKGDAQTLQLLDSALARLKADGTIARLERQYLGAQDGAK, from the coding sequence ATGATTTCTGAAGCACGACAGCCGCGCGGTTTCGTCCGCGCGCTGGCGGCGGTGCTGGCCGTTGCCGCATCGATGGCCGCGGGCGACGTGGCCGCGGCCGGCGCGACGCTGCGTTTCGGCACCGACCCGACCTATCCGCCTTACGAGTACAAGACGCCCGACGGCCGCCTCGCCGGCCTCGACATCGATATCGGCAACGCGCTGTGCGCGGCTGCGCAAGTGCGCTGCGTGTGGGTCGAGAGCAGCTTCGACGGCCTCGTCGCGGGGCTCGCCGCGCGCAAGTTCGACGCGATCGACGCGTCGATGGCGCCGACCGCCGCGCGGCGCCGCGTGATGGATTTCTCGCAGCCGCTCTATGCGGCCGACATCCGGCTGGTGGCCGCGCGCGATCGCCACCTGACGCCCGACCCGGCGTCGCTGGCCGGCAAGCGCATCGGCGTGCTGCAGGGCTCGACGCAGGCCGCGTTCGTGAAGGCGAACTGGGAGCCGCGCGGCGTCGTCATGCACGAATACGCGGACCAGAACAGCATTTATGCCGACCTCGCGAACGGGCGCCTCGACGGCACGCTGGCGCTCGGTACGGCCGCGCGGCTCGGTTTTCTCGACAAGCCGCAGGGCGCGCGCTTCGCGCTGTCGGGGCCGCGCATCGACGATCCGGCGATCATCGGCGCGTCGAGCGTGATCGGCGTGCGCAAGGGCGATGCGCAAACGCTGCAATTGCTCGATTCGGCGCTTGCGCGGTTGAAGGCCGACGGCACGATCGCACGGCTCGAACGGCAGTATCTCGGCGCGCAAGACGGCGCCAAATAA